Genomic segment of Mucilaginibacter sabulilitoris:
CCCCATAAACAAATCCTCATTCATGGTTACATTTTTTAGCCCTACCACATGGCTTTTTGACAGCTCCAGAATTTTATCAATCATGAGCATAGGCTGCCTGTGCGGCAATATCTTCATGATTTGCACGGTATCATAAACCGGGGTCATGTTGGGATCGTATACCTTAACATGCTTACGGCTTTTTTCTTTTTTAATAAGTGCCTTTATCTTTTTGGCAAAAGCAACATTAGCCGCGTGACCAGGTCGTGCAGCCATGATATGCCCCTTAAGCGGAACACCAACCAACGCCAGATCGCCAATCATATCAAGCAGTTTGTGCCTTGCAGGCTCATTCTGGTGGCGCAGTTCAATATTATTTAAAATACCCTGCGGAGCAACTTTAATATCCTTACGGTTAAATAGTTTGGCCAGGTGTAAAAGCTCGTCTTCGTCAACATCCTTATCAACTACCACAATGGCATTGTTCAGGTCGCCACCTTTAATCAGATCGTGCTTTACCAGCATCTCCAGCTCGTGCAAAAAGCAAAAGGTACGGCAAGAGGCAATTTCTTTTTTAAACTCACCAATGGTTGATATACTGGCATGCTGGCTACCCAATACCTGTGAATTATAGTCAACCATGCAGGTAAAGCGGTAATCGTCAAGTGGCATGGCTACCATCTCCACCTTACGGTCGGGTTCAGAGTAATGTATATTATAAGGGATGTGGTAATATTCCCTGTCGGCATCCTGTTCAACAAGACCGGTTTCATTAATTACGTCAACAAACTGTATCGAACTGCCATCCATAATAGGGGTTTCGGGGCCGTCCATATCTATCAAAACGTTATCTATCTCCAAACCAACCAAAGCAGCCAGCACATGCTCAACCGTATTCACGGTTGCGCCGTTTTGCGAAATAGTAGTACCACGCGAAGTATCGGTAACATTATCAACATCGGCATCAATAATAGGCGATCCGGGTATATCGATACGCCTGAATTTATAGCCGTGGTTTTCTGCAGCCGGGTTAAACGTCATGGTTACACGCTGACCAGTGTGTAAGCCTGTACCAGAAACTGATACGGGCGCTTTGATAGTTCTTTGTTTTACGTTCATTTTATAATGTTCATTGGTTCATTAGTTCATTTGTTATTGGTGAATAGTTCATCGGAAAGCCCAACGAACCAGTGAACTAATGATCACCCTTTCTGAGTTCTTCTATTAATTTTTCGAGCTCGTACACCTTTCGGTCCAACTCAGGTAATTTCCGGAGTTTGGCATGCGCCCGAAGATAATCTTTAAACGGCATATATGGTGTACCTCCCCAGGCTTTGCCCTCCTCTGTAATAGAGCTATTAATACCCGTTTGTGCCGATAGCTGTGTGCCATTGGCTATA
This window contains:
- a CDS encoding bifunctional UDP-3-O-[3-hydroxymyristoyl] N-acetylglucosamine deacetylase/3-hydroxyacyl-ACP dehydratase, which produces MNVKQRTIKAPVSVSGTGLHTGQRVTMTFNPAAENHGYKFRRIDIPGSPIIDADVDNVTDTSRGTTISQNGATVNTVEHVLAALVGLEIDNVLIDMDGPETPIMDGSSIQFVDVINETGLVEQDADREYYHIPYNIHYSEPDRKVEMVAMPLDDYRFTCMVDYNSQVLGSQHASISTIGEFKKEIASCRTFCFLHELEMLVKHDLIKGGDLNNAIVVVDKDVDEDELLHLAKLFNRKDIKVAPQGILNNIELRHQNEPARHKLLDMIGDLALVGVPLKGHIMAARPGHAANVAFAKKIKALIKKEKSRKHVKVYDPNMTPVYDTVQIMKILPHRQPMLMIDKILELSKSHVVGLKNVTMNEDLFMGHFPGSPLFPGVLQIEAMAQTGGILVLNTVPDPENYITLFLKIENARFKDKVVPGDTIIFHCNLLAPIRRGIAQMKGIGMVGSRIVVEAELMAQIVKVNKTAEA